A window of the Phoenix dactylifera cultivar Barhee BC4 unplaced genomic scaffold, palm_55x_up_171113_PBpolish2nd_filt_p 000076F, whole genome shotgun sequence genome harbors these coding sequences:
- the LOC120104681 gene encoding putative UDP-rhamnose:rhamnosyltransferase 1: MPRELASLNVGTITIRHLLPSSTMDDGPLHVVVFPWLAFGHMLPFLELSKSLAKRGHRISFLSTPRNIQRLPKIPSQIASRVNLVSLPLPKVDGLPEDAEATTDLPPPKVQYLKKANDGLDEPFTRFLQEASPKPDWIIHDFSHHWIPPIASMFEVPCAFFSIFPSSTLVFIGPPSEMKLGGQRRTPEQFTKPPEWISFPSSAAFRLHEAQVFTEHYQNNASGFSDFRRLELIIQGCKLVAVRSCKEFESDWLALLEELYKNKPVVVPVGLLPPHVQESIEDVHTDTTGAVAQVFGWLNGQTPGSVVYVALGSEATLSVELVHELALGLELSKVPFVWALRKPAGMASDVEILPKGFEVRTRGLGVVAMGWIPQLRVLAHPSVGGFFTHCGWSSTIEGLQFGHPLILLPIFTDQGLIARIMEDKKIGLEVPRNEENGSFGREGVAKAIRLIMVEEGGEPFRCKAGKLKEVFSDKESQECYVDNFVRCLQNHRAKQG; the protein is encoded by the coding sequence ATGCCTCGGGAGTTAGCGTCTCTCAACGTCGGCACGATCACCATTCGGCATCTCCTTCCCTCCTCCACCATGGATGATGGCCCTCTTCATGTTGTTGTATTCCCCTGGCTAGCCTTTGGCCACATGCTCCCTTTCCTCGAGCTCTCCAAGTCCTTAGCCAAGAGAGGCCACCGAATCTCCTTCCTTTCCACCCCAAGAAACATCCAAAGGCTCCCGAAGATCCCTTCCCAAATAGCTTCCCGTGTAAACTTGGTTTCTCTGCCCCTTCCGAAGGTTGACGGCTTGCCGGAGGATGCCGAGGCCACCACAGACCTCCCACCACCGAAGGTCCAGTATCTCAAGAAGGCAAATGATGGCCTCGACGAGCCCTTCACAAGATTCCTCCAAGAGGCTTCTCCAAAACCAGACTGGATAATCCATGACTTCAGCCATCATTGGATTCCACCGATCGCCTCCATGTTCGAGGTACCATGTGCATTCTTTAGCATATTTCCTTCTTCCACTCTTGTTTTCATTGGGCCGCCCTCGGAGATGAAACTCGGAGGCCAGCGAAGGACACCCGAGCAGTTCACGAAGCCACCAGAGTGGATCTCCTTCCCTTCCTCCGCAGCTTTTCGCCTCCACGAGGCCCAAGTGTTCACGGAGCACTACCAGAACAACGCCTCGGGGTTCTCTGACTTCAGGCGCCTCGAGCTGATCATCCAAGGGTGCAAGCTTGTGGCTGTTCGCAGCTGCAAGGAATTCGAATCCGATTGGCTCGCCCTCCTGGAGGAGCTCTACAAGAACAAACCCGTCGTCGTTCCAGTTGGCCTGCTACCACCACACGTGCAAGAAAGCATCGAAGATGTTCATACGGACACAACCGGCGCCGTGGCACAAGTTTTCGGGTGGCTCAACGGACAAACTCCAGGATCCGTGGTATATGTTGCTTTGGGGAGTGAAGCCACGCTGAGCGTCGAGCTAGTGCATGAACTAGCTTTGGGGCTCGAGCTGTCTAAGGTCCCCTTCGTTTGGGCTCTTAGAAAGCCGGCCGGCATGGCCAGCGACGTGGAGATCTTGCCGAAGGGGTTCGAGGTTCGGACCAGGGGCCTCGGAGTCGTCGCAATGGGTTGGATTCCTCAGCTCAGAGTCCTGGCCCACCCATCGGTGGGAGGATTCTTCACACACTGTGGTTGGAGTTCCACCATCGAAGGGCTTCAATTCGGACATCCTCTAATTTTGCTGCCCATATTTACGGACCAAGGCCTGATTGCTAGAATTATGGAGGATAAAAAGATTGGACTAGAGGTGCCGAGGAACGAGGAGAATGGATCTTTTGGTAGAGAAGGGGTAGCCAAGGCCATTAGGTTGATCATGGTGGAAGAAGGAGGGGAACCATTCAGATGCAAAGCCGGAAAGCTGAAGGAGGTTTTCTCTGACAAGGAATCCCAGGAATGCTATGTGGACAATTTCGTTCGATGCTTGCAAAATCACAGGGCAAAACAAGGCTGA